Proteins encoded in a region of the Sterolibacterium denitrificans genome:
- a CDS encoding CaiB/BaiF CoA transferase family protein, protein MTRKLPLAGIRVANFGWGWLGPVAGQTLARLGAEVYKIESHARVDINRTIPPFATGHDKDPDCSLQNHAAWAGNGSVTFNLKLAEGQRLARELAARCDLVLENFGPGVMKKLHLGYGHLKELRPDILLISMPAAGLSGSLSHVRTYGMSLSSITGLDSVTGYRDGPPIPMENAFADPLGGVIGAFAAVLALNYRKRNGRGMHVDMSQQEGVMQLMGPAFMDFGFNGRIAAPIGNRHPQHAAAPHGVFPCAGDDRWISIAVHEDAEWQALAGVLAADGCAWAADARYADRVGRIEHVDALHAALGEWTARHDDYTLAARLQAAGVAAAPVLNIADLLSDPHWRARQTFVEVDHPLGFRETVYGHYVKTAHAAPPLGTGPAMGQDNERVCREILGLSTAEYARLVEQQVIF, encoded by the coding sequence ATGACCCGCAAACTCCCGCTCGCCGGCATCCGCGTCGCCAACTTCGGCTGGGGCTGGCTCGGCCCGGTCGCCGGGCAGACGCTCGCCCGTCTCGGCGCCGAGGTCTACAAGATCGAATCGCACGCACGCGTCGACATCAACCGCACGATCCCGCCCTTCGCTACCGGCCACGACAAGGATCCCGACTGCAGCCTGCAGAATCACGCGGCCTGGGCCGGTAACGGCAGCGTCACCTTCAACCTCAAGCTCGCCGAAGGCCAGCGCCTGGCGCGCGAGCTGGCGGCGCGCTGCGACCTGGTGCTGGAAAACTTCGGCCCCGGCGTGATGAAGAAGCTGCACCTCGGCTACGGCCATCTCAAGGAACTGCGTCCGGACATCCTGCTGATCTCGATGCCCGCCGCCGGCCTGAGCGGATCGCTCTCCCACGTGCGCACCTACGGCATGAGCCTGTCCAGCATCACCGGGCTGGACAGCGTCACCGGCTACCGCGACGGCCCGCCCATCCCGATGGAAAACGCCTTCGCCGATCCGCTCGGCGGCGTCATCGGCGCCTTCGCCGCGGTGCTCGCCCTCAACTACCGCAAGCGCAACGGCCGCGGCATGCACGTCGACATGTCGCAGCAGGAAGGCGTGATGCAGTTGATGGGGCCGGCCTTCATGGACTTCGGCTTCAACGGCCGCATCGCCGCGCCGATCGGCAACCGCCATCCACAACATGCCGCGGCGCCGCATGGCGTGTTTCCCTGCGCCGGCGACGACCGCTGGATCAGCATCGCCGTGCATGAGGATGCCGAGTGGCAGGCGCTCGCCGGCGTGCTGGCGGCGGACGGATGCGCCTGGGCAGCGGACGCACGCTATGCCGATCGCGTCGGTCGCATCGAACACGTCGATGCGCTGCACGCCGCGCTCGGCGAGTGGACGGCACGCCACGACGACTACACGCTCGCCGCACGCCTGCAGGCGGCGGGCGTGGCCGCGGCACCCGTGCTCAACATCGCCGACCTGCTGAGTGACCCGCACTGGCGCGCGCGCCAGACCTTCGTCGAAGTCGACCACCCGCTCGGCTTCAGGGAGACGGTCTACGGCCACTACGTGAAGACGGCCCATGCCGCACCGCCGCTGGGCACCGGCCCGGCGATGGGCCAGGACAACGAACGCGTCTGCCGCGAAATCCTCGGCCTGTCCACCGCCGAGTACGCGCGGCTGGTCGAGCAGCAGGTGATCTTCTGA
- a CDS encoding thiolase C-terminal domain-containing protein, with protein sequence MSALCNEVCIVGIGQTPFVRGSADPSQPLRVELQAAEAAIRDAGLKNRDIDGILPFFGLSIAEEFAVNLGIRDLSYQATSHVGGAGPGASIANAANAVTSGLANYCLITGGWYGFSGRRVRQIVVQDPKSMSGGVNARDYYFPHGLTAPVQWFSMIARLHMMEFGTKQEHLGAVAVAQRKHAALNPNALLRDKPLTMEAYLAAPVISDPYRLYDCSLEADGGCAFVVTTKERARDLPGKPVHLLGIAQGQPYPADDIVTRKDVFHLGATDAAKRAFGMAGLTPRDVDFAEIYDPFTFQVIQQLEEMGFCQRGEGGDFVSNGRIEPGGELPVNTHGGLLSEAHILGMNHYVEAVKQLRGECGARQVKDAKVGIVTGFGDFGDGCMAILGAE encoded by the coding sequence ATGAGTGCATTGTGTAACGAAGTCTGCATCGTCGGCATCGGCCAGACGCCCTTCGTGCGCGGCTCGGCAGACCCGAGCCAGCCGCTGCGCGTCGAGCTGCAGGCGGCCGAGGCGGCGATCCGCGATGCCGGCCTGAAGAACCGCGACATCGACGGCATCCTGCCGTTCTTCGGTCTGAGCATCGCCGAGGAGTTCGCGGTCAATCTCGGCATCCGCGATCTTTCGTACCAGGCCACCTCGCACGTCGGCGGCGCCGGGCCGGGAGCCTCCATCGCCAACGCGGCGAACGCCGTCACGTCGGGGCTGGCCAACTACTGTTTGATCACCGGCGGCTGGTATGGCTTCTCGGGCCGGCGCGTGCGCCAGATCGTGGTGCAGGATCCGAAATCAATGTCGGGCGGCGTCAATGCACGCGACTATTATTTCCCGCACGGCCTCACCGCGCCGGTGCAATGGTTCTCGATGATTGCCCGCCTGCACATGATGGAATTCGGCACGAAACAGGAGCATCTCGGCGCCGTCGCCGTCGCGCAAAGGAAGCACGCGGCGCTCAATCCGAACGCCTTGCTGCGCGACAAGCCGCTCACCATGGAAGCCTATCTGGCCGCGCCGGTGATCTCCGATCCCTACCGCCTTTACGACTGCTCGCTGGAAGCCGATGGCGGCTGCGCTTTCGTGGTTACGACCAAGGAGCGCGCGCGCGACCTGCCCGGCAAGCCGGTGCATCTGCTCGGCATCGCCCAGGGCCAGCCCTATCCGGCGGACGACATCGTCACGCGCAAGGACGTGTTCCATCTCGGCGCCACCGATGCCGCGAAGCGCGCCTTCGGCATGGCCGGCCTGACGCCCAGGGACGTCGACTTCGCCGAAATCTACGACCCCTTCACCTTCCAGGTGATTCAGCAGCTCGAGGAAATGGGCTTCTGCCAGCGCGGCGAGGGCGGCGATTTCGTCAGCAATGGCCGGATCGAACCCGGCGGCGAACTGCCGGTGAACACCCACGGCGGCCTGCTGTCGGAAGCGCACATTCTCGGCATGAACCACTACGTCGAAGCGGTGAAGCAATTGCGCGGTGAATGTGGCGCGCGCCAGGTCAAGGACGCGAAGGTCGGCATCGTCACCGGCTTCGGCGATTTCGGCGACGGCTGCATGGCCATCCTCGGCGCGGAATGA
- a CDS encoding enoyl-CoA hydratase/isomerase family protein: MPGMEHFLYEKRGAIAIMTFNRPEARNCFTPEMVDALYACFADFNQDPALRVAVFRSTGDKAWSAGGDLETLIPAINSGRFKINADPTKRVYSDIFKPIITAVNGFATLELILGADMCVASKNASFALGEVKWGMIPAGGSHIRLPRAVPWNMAMELVLTGRPISAQRAYEVGLVNRLVDTPAEAFEEAMKLAEVVAENAPLAVQTAKEVMVRAADMEPGFVLENALFQKVSRSEDAQEGPRAYKERRKPVFTGR; encoded by the coding sequence ATGCCCGGCATGGAACATTTCCTCTACGAAAAGCGCGGCGCGATCGCCATCATGACCTTCAACCGTCCGGAAGCGCGCAACTGCTTCACGCCGGAGATGGTCGACGCGCTCTACGCCTGCTTCGCCGATTTCAACCAGGATCCGGCATTGCGCGTGGCGGTCTTCCGCAGCACCGGCGACAAGGCCTGGAGTGCCGGCGGCGACCTGGAAACGCTGATCCCGGCGATCAACTCCGGCCGCTTCAAGATCAACGCCGACCCGACCAAGCGCGTCTATAGCGACATCTTCAAGCCCATCATCACCGCGGTGAACGGCTTCGCCACCCTCGAATTGATCCTCGGCGCCGACATGTGCGTGGCCTCGAAGAACGCCAGCTTCGCGCTCGGCGAAGTGAAGTGGGGCATGATCCCGGCCGGCGGCTCGCACATCCGCCTGCCGCGCGCCGTGCCGTGGAACATGGCGATGGAACTGGTGCTCACCGGCCGCCCGATTTCGGCGCAGCGCGCCTATGAAGTCGGCCTGGTGAACCGCCTCGTCGACACGCCCGCAGAGGCTTTCGAGGAAGCCATGAAGCTCGCCGAGGTCGTCGCCGAAAACGCGCCGCTGGCGGTGCAGACGGCGAAGGAGGTCATGGTGCGCGCCGCCGACATGGAGCCCGGCTTCGTGCTCGAAAACGCGCTGTTCCAGAAAGTCAGCCGGTCCGAGGACGCGCAGGAAGGCCCGCGCGCCTACAAGGAACGCAGGAAGCCGGTATTCACCGGTCGTTGA
- a CDS encoding CaiB/BaiF CoA transferase family protein — MTTLAALHGVRVLELGEGVSAAFCAKLFADYGAEVLKVEKPGCGDVTRHWGPYPGDLPHLEKSGTYFCLNTSKQGITLDLGTTRGQEIVKALLADVDVLIENNAPARMKAWGLDYATLAAIKPELIMISLTPFGQSGPYADWKGYDLNAFHLTGAGSRYCGRMGEAPLEQGTHAADYFGAYVAATWGMAAVFGVEQSGGEHIDVSCAEAVAALFVGGQNIGACAQNGYVGKRTGVGMPLAAPATILPCKDGYVWMLALEKGQWRGLVRAMGDPEWARLDLFDDMFERAQNADLIYSMMDEWLRAHTKQEIMDLCQQHGCPSTAVYDIRDAGDHPHLRERGYLVELEHPVIGRAVTLGAPVRLPDAPGGPREAAPLLGQHNADVFRERLGLGAAEIAALERAGTI; from the coding sequence ATGACGACCCTCGCGGCACTGCATGGCGTGCGCGTCCTCGAACTCGGCGAAGGCGTCTCGGCGGCCTTCTGCGCCAAGCTGTTCGCCGACTACGGCGCCGAGGTGCTGAAGGTCGAAAAGCCCGGCTGCGGCGACGTCACGCGTCACTGGGGGCCGTATCCCGGCGACCTGCCGCACCTGGAGAAGAGCGGCACCTACTTCTGCCTCAACACCAGCAAGCAGGGCATCACCCTCGACCTCGGCACCACGCGCGGCCAGGAGATCGTCAAGGCGTTGCTCGCGGACGTCGACGTGCTGATCGAGAACAACGCGCCGGCGCGGATGAAGGCCTGGGGGCTCGATTACGCCACGCTCGCCGCCATCAAGCCCGAACTCATCATGATTTCGCTCACGCCCTTTGGCCAGAGCGGGCCGTACGCAGACTGGAAGGGCTACGATCTCAACGCCTTCCACCTGACCGGCGCCGGCAGCCGCTACTGCGGCCGCATGGGCGAGGCGCCGCTGGAGCAGGGCACGCATGCCGCCGACTATTTCGGCGCCTACGTCGCCGCGACCTGGGGCATGGCGGCGGTGTTCGGCGTCGAGCAGAGCGGCGGCGAACACATCGACGTCTCCTGCGCCGAGGCCGTCGCCGCGCTGTTCGTCGGCGGCCAGAACATCGGCGCCTGTGCGCAGAACGGCTACGTCGGCAAGCGCACGGGCGTCGGCATGCCGCTGGCCGCGCCGGCCACCATCCTGCCCTGCAAGGACGGCTACGTCTGGATGCTGGCGCTGGAGAAGGGCCAGTGGCGCGGCCTGGTGCGCGCCATGGGCGATCCCGAGTGGGCGCGGCTCGATCTGTTCGACGACATGTTCGAGCGCGCGCAGAATGCCGACCTGATCTATTCGATGATGGACGAATGGCTGCGCGCGCACACCAAGCAGGAGATCATGGATCTGTGCCAGCAGCACGGCTGTCCGTCGACCGCCGTGTATGACATCCGCGATGCCGGCGATCATCCGCATCTGCGCGAACGCGGCTACCTCGTCGAACTCGAACATCCGGTGATCGGCCGCGCCGTCACGCTCGGCGCGCCGGTGCGCTTGCCCGATGCGCCGGGCGGGCCGCGCGAGGCGGCGCCGCTGCTCGGCCAGCACAACGCCGACGTGTTCCGCGAGCGGCTCGGCCTGGGCGCGGCGGAAATCGCCGCGCTGGAACGCGCCGGCACGATCTGA
- a CDS encoding Zn-ribbon domain-containing OB-fold protein has translation MTTNDQPMPVLEGMTKEFYEFCRNGELRFQKCGGCGQWRHVPRLMCSECGSWEWKWERSSGRGKLFTWTVVERPMHPAFANQAPYAPAMIELEEGVRMVSWVIDCPPHELQRGLPVQVTFEQISDEVTLPKFKRA, from the coding sequence ATGACTACCAACGACCAACCCATGCCCGTTCTGGAAGGCATGACGAAGGAATTCTACGAGTTCTGCCGCAACGGCGAGCTGCGCTTCCAGAAGTGCGGCGGCTGCGGCCAGTGGCGCCACGTGCCGCGCCTGATGTGTTCTGAATGCGGCTCCTGGGAATGGAAATGGGAACGCTCGTCGGGACGCGGCAAGCTGTTCACCTGGACGGTGGTCGAGCGCCCCATGCACCCGGCTTTCGCCAACCAGGCACCCTACGCGCCGGCGATGATCGAGCTGGAGGAGGGCGTGCGCATGGTGAGCTGGGTGATCGACTGCCCGCCTCATGAACTCCAGCGCGGCCTGCCGGTGCAGGTGACCTTCGAGCAGATCAGCGACGAAGTCACGCTGCCGAAGTTCAAACGCGCCTGA